GTTCACCAATCATCAAACTCTTTCACGCTCGATCTCACTTTTCACTCTCACGGTGGAGCTGTCTCTATTGGTGTCGCTCCTGTACgatgtgcaattttattcaatgtCCTGTTGAGCTAATTgctttttcgtttccttcaaTGCAATGTACGGACTAAACTAATATAAAGTAACAAACTTTTCTTGGCTTGGCTTGGCAACAGCATTACACTAGAGCATCAACATTCATGATCGCTGAAAAATTATACCGGCATAGTTACACGTTCTTAACTACTTTTTTGGACAATTAATGTTAATGAGagaacaatttgttttccctcAAAGAAACAGATTGTTTATGTTATTTGAAATTGCTAGAATCgcgtttaaaattataaaaaacacacaaattgttttgcattaaaGAAACAGGGTGTTTATGCTACTTGAAATTGCTAGAATCGCgtcgaaaattaaaaaaaatatatataaattaaCGTTACTAATGCATGattacaaaatgaaaatgtacgATTTCAACTGATAGTGAAAGTTGTGTGTGATCAACGAATATGTCAACTGTTAAGTAGCTGAAATCGAAATGTATGCATGTCGAATTTAGTCGTTGAGCTTTTTGAGTATTTTATCTAAATATTATTAACAATTCTAATGCTATACTGGAAAAGCGATAAGAGAATAACCACTTCGAAGCAATTTGTGCCCAATAATtgtctccgtttttttttaaattcattcgagcttttatttgatttatttcgtttcattttttgtggGATGTGTACATATAAGAAAAATCATTGTAAATTGTCTAATAATGATGCATAATAAGAAGTTtagaaattttattacacatttgtttttatattcatCACCTAACCATAGAATGTAACGTTAAGGGTCGTGCACAGGAAAAAAGATTATATTTCtttataaaattacaaaaattacCATCTGTACATAAATTTTCACTAAACATAACACGCAAAACGTAAATAATAGTTTGGGTGACACTTACGtgtttattgcaaaattgATTATCGAACTAACCATGTGAAGGCTTATGTATGATGTATTTAGCAGCATAttatatgttttaattattcagcAAAATCTTGTAAATATTAGCAAGCTGACAAATTTCAAACTGAtcctctttctctttcccgTGGCTCTTTTATTGTATAATATGCAAAAGCATGAATTAAAGCTAAGAGCAACATTAGCGACGATTAGTGTATTGTCCTAACTACACGTTGtagtttattttatcgttTCTTTGTCCGTATCACTGTGCATATTGGAGTAGAGTAGTTTTCTGGAAAGCTATGGAACACTTTTCATCACCTTTCTTTAATAGTAGCGCATTGtattgattgtattttttcttctttttccgtTTATTTCTGCTTCTTATCTTTTAAACGTTGTCAATTACCCGATTCCCCCAAAACGCACTGACGACACATTGACACACATTACACATGTAACACACCTTCACCATGTCCCCGTATGTTTCTCCTGTGTTGATTTGGATGTAAAATGTCCATCTACCCGTGTGACGTTCATCCATGGTCCATAACAAAATGGGTATACAATCGACGGAATATCCTGCATGTTACCGAATAACGCACTACTGACAAAATCCTCCTTTCCCGTCATCTGTGTATCCGTGCGTGTGACCTATGCGTAATGCTTACCATGATCACAACACACACGGTGTGCACAAATACACGTAACCCTATCTAACGTTATCCAGTATCCAAAGTTGCACCCACCCGACAGATGGTGCAGAGTCCGCCGAGCCGAATTGGAGGTGGCGTGAATGTAAATACGAGCAAATCGTCCTCCCAGAACAGCGTAACGAATCAGCAGATTGAGGAGCTTACCGCACAAATGAACGACATGAGATTAAACTTTGAAGGGCTGGAAAAGGAGCGCGATTTCTACTTCAGCAAATTGAGAGATATCGAAATTCTGTAAGTTTACAACGGTTGTTCCCTCGCGGGCTGATTGATCGTTTGGAGTGATATTAATGGATTTTTGTTCACTCTTTTGCAGCTGTCAAGATGATGAACAAAGCCAGAGTCCTTTCGTTCAGAAAATTCTAGAGATCCTTTACGCGACGGAGGTACCTtagcaattaaaatatattaaaaagaaaaaaaatggtctaACGGGTTTCTAATTCTTCTGTGTAATATTCTGGTTTAGGATGGGTTTGCGCCACCGGATGAAATACCGCCCGAGGAAGAGGAATATTAAGCTGAGCCGCGGCATATGTGGCCACGCTTGTCGAATCATTGCGCTCCTGTCGGCGGAGTAAAGATGATTGCTTTCGCTAATGTGTGTAGTTCATTTTCGCGCTTAGTGATCAATTGTATCGGAAGGACACGTTGAGACGAAACATATAGTAGAATAAGAAGGAACGAATGAAAATAGCATACACGCAGATGCAGAGTGCTGTGCGCATCCCAAAGCAAAACACGAAGGATGGCAAGGAAGTGAAGGCCACGTAATTGGCGATGTTGTGTTAGAGAAGGAACATGATTTCTGCGGACTTCacgtaagaaaaaaacaaagttggTATCggtaaattattaaaactatTCATTTAATCTacttcacacatacacacgcgttTGTTGGAAGCAATAGATATTTAATCGCGCTGAAAGCGTAAGTGTGCGTTTCATGATCGGTTATAACTCAGCGATTGTTGACGGCAAAATAGAGACACAGAGATTACAACGAgtatatgaagaaaaaaatgcagaaGGATGGGTTAAATCGAGAATAATGAGATATAAAAAGACATTGAATGCTGCTCATCGCCTGAGTGCACGGATACTACTACTTCTCGTCAATTTTTCTTCGTTGGCCAAACTTGAGTGTGTGTATCCTCCATTTGTGTACTATGTATCTTTAAACCTTGAACCTCAACAGTTTAGCGCTCTTCGAAAAACAGAAATTGTTTCCCTATTCAATGTGACTAACTCAAATTGACGCTAAAAAGAGATCCCTTACAATGTAAActtaattattaaaacaaaactgaaagtatgaaacaaaacaaatgcagaAGAATGTTTTTCGGCGAGAGGACTTCATTGCACGATTGGACGGCATCATTATTATATATGGCCCGCAGGCAATGTGCAGTGGCGCAGGCTGAATGATGAAAAGAAGTAAGATTAATATTTGGAAGACAATGAACGGCAGGAGCATTTGTGGCAATCACGCTAAATTGCCAATAAAAATATAGTAAGGTGCAAAATAATtcgaatattatttttatgcattAACGCCCTTCGTTTTACCTTCGGTTTGAGTTGAACTATAAATGGTAATGCGACAATGTGAATGATTTCCGCAAACGGTGGATACTGTTGTGAATTTTAATTGCAACTTTTGTTTAGATGAATAATGTGGCAAATAATTAGCTTTGtctatatttttgtatttccatTCATCATCGAAATACAGCCGCTACCAGTATATGAAATTATTGAACTATCTTCTGGAACGTTaatggtgcgtgtgtgtgtgaccgCTTTTCACTAATTCGTAAGATGGTGAAGAATGTTTAAATAACGAAAAACGAAGCGATGAACGAAGCAAAGCAAAGGTTGAACAGTACTGTAGAAAACGATTACTATTTTATAGGTATAATAGCTCAAATGCTCTTCTGTTACATAGCtatcaaagaacaaaaaaaaacggatgaaaCAGAAGCAGAAAAGCAACAACCAACAAGTAATGTGATTTGTGCAGCAACACACACCCGCAATCGTTGGAATAAATTATACACAAGAAAAGAGAACGTTATTATACTTCGAAGCGTTACCGGGTGTTGATGTGAAAgttgtgaaaggaaaaacatgaTTGTTTTCTTATCATCAAAGCCCGTCGTCGTATACAGGCAGTTAACATGAGCGAGCataatttgataatttattattttttttacgtcaGACGTCTGCTCGGTTCGATAATTTAGTTCCGTTCGTGTCGGACATATTGTCAAGACATAGGCGAAAGCGACCAATAATAGTCACAATATAGACGCATTTAAAGATACAAATTCTAATTCAGAGGACATACGAACTTTATGTACGTGTGTTCTTGCCACATGTCACAGATGGAAGTTAGGCattgcatttgctttttttattattcaatcaACCAATTGTGTATTGCGTTTTAGTCCTTTTTTCCACAATCCTTTGAAGTACGAATGACTGCACATTTGTGTCAGTTTTAACTAATGTAACACTTGATAATATGCTCTCAATGCAAaccttttctttctctttttttttgttttatacttgaaaatacaaaaagaagcTAAACATACGAGAAGACAGTGGAgtttattgtgtgtttttcacaTGATGAcaaattaacatatttttttttaaataaccgCTCATGGGACTGAGTAATATCGGAGAAgagttgtttgtttcgttcctGGTAACATGTTGCCGGTAGGAAGTAGCCTGACTGTGAAAACTTTGTCGTAGTAagtgaaagtatgcaataggAAGGAAGCAGAACTAAGTTTGTGTctaaatttttattctataATAAACCATACTGCCATTCTGGGCCAGAATTAGATGCCAGCAATAGCTATGAGTGTGAACAAAATTGTATACTTTGCCCGTATTGCAATTCCACGCATATTTTACTTGCCGGCAGTTTTCTGAACCTCTTCGCACTTGTGCGTTCCATCACAGAAGGGTCGGTGCTTAGTCTGTTTGCAGTTGCACAGCCAATATGTGCCAGATTTTTCGACCTGAAACCGTATAGGCCTAAGAAAACATATATCATATATTAATTAGGTATGCGTATTTAATATCTGGTGCCAGATTTAGTATACCGCTGGGTGATTTTATACTGCACTAGCTTATGAGTTCCATCGCATAACGGTTGACCTTTGGAACGGCCGCAAAGACACCAAGAGTAACGTTTTCCTTGTAGAGAAAGATAATGTAGTTAGAATACAGGCAAGTTCCTACTACTTGCAGTTAGGTAATCAACGCAGAAAGCTCCCCCGGTGTACCTTCTTCCAGTTCCATTCGGAACGGTTTCTTATCATAAATAACGCCATTTGTTTGCTGCTCTTGAGCTGTGTTTAGATTTTCTATAACATTCTTTGGAAATTTGGTCTCATTGCCGGCCGTACTGTAGCAGCGTGTTGCGCAAAACTGAGATGATCTCTGGAAGggcaaatgaagcaaaaagtttagcttaactttttttaatttgtaacaaATTCACTTCACTTACCACTGCAAAGACAGGCACACGGTATAGGAAGAT
The DNA window shown above is from Anopheles funestus chromosome 3RL, idAnoFuneDA-416_04, whole genome shotgun sequence and carries:
- the LOC125770503 gene encoding CDGSH iron-sulfur domain-containing protein 3, mitochondrial, which translates into the protein MNVLPKIFLYRVPVFAVRSSQFCATRCYSTAGNETKFPKNVIENLNTAQEQQTNGVIYDKKPFRMELEEGKRYSWCLCGRSKGQPLCDGTHKLVQYKITQRPIRFQVEKSGTYWLCNCKQTKHRPFCDGTHKCEEVQKTAGK